Proteins from a genomic interval of Schaalia odontolytica:
- the mnmA gene encoding tRNA 2-thiouridine(34) synthase MnmA: MRVLAALSGGVDSAVAAAKAVEAGHDVVGVHMALSSQPQECRIGSRGCCSIEDAGDAARAAQIIGIPFYVWDLASEFEQTVITDFIAQYKAGRTPNPCVRCNEFVKFRELASRARALGFDAVCTGHYAAIVDGPSGPELHRGADALKDQSYVLAVMGPEELARVVLPLGQAPSKAWVRAEAERLGLGVSNKPDSYDICFIPDGDTQGFLRAHLGSAEGEIITPDGHVVGNHDGYWNFTVGQRKGLRLGAPAPDGRPRYVLETRPETNQVVVGSLELLSISRIHATNAVWLASDDAGNEAADLFVQLRAHGAPIPVAELVRDEASATIDVVLEDGARGVARGQSMVIYRGSRVLGEGTIGRTER, encoded by the coding sequence ATGCGAGTACTCGCAGCTCTGTCCGGCGGAGTGGATTCCGCGGTCGCCGCCGCGAAGGCCGTCGAGGCCGGGCACGACGTCGTCGGTGTCCACATGGCGCTGTCCTCCCAGCCTCAGGAATGCCGCATTGGCTCGCGCGGATGCTGCTCGATCGAGGATGCCGGGGACGCGGCGCGTGCCGCGCAGATCATCGGCATACCGTTCTACGTGTGGGACCTAGCCAGCGAGTTCGAACAGACCGTCATCACGGACTTCATCGCCCAGTACAAGGCTGGGCGTACCCCCAACCCTTGCGTGCGCTGCAACGAGTTCGTCAAGTTCCGCGAGCTGGCCAGCAGGGCCCGCGCCCTCGGCTTCGACGCGGTGTGTACGGGGCACTATGCTGCAATCGTTGACGGGCCCTCGGGGCCGGAGCTGCACAGGGGAGCGGACGCGCTCAAGGACCAGTCCTACGTGCTGGCGGTGATGGGACCGGAGGAGCTGGCTCGCGTCGTTCTTCCCCTGGGACAGGCGCCTTCCAAGGCGTGGGTGCGCGCCGAGGCCGAGCGCCTGGGCCTGGGCGTGTCCAACAAGCCGGATTCCTACGACATCTGCTTTATCCCCGACGGGGACACGCAGGGTTTCCTGCGCGCGCACCTGGGATCGGCCGAGGGCGAGATCATTACCCCCGACGGGCACGTGGTGGGCAACCACGACGGCTACTGGAACTTTACCGTCGGCCAACGCAAGGGCCTGCGACTCGGGGCGCCAGCGCCCGACGGACGCCCCCGCTACGTGCTGGAGACGAGGCCCGAGACCAACCAGGTGGTCGTGGGTTCCTTAGAGCTCCTGTCCATCTCCCGTATCCACGCGACGAACGCCGTGTGGCTTGCCTCCGATGACGCGGGGAATGAAGCCGCCGACCTCTTCGTTCAGCTGCGCGCCCACGGTGCCCCCATCCCCGTGGCCGAGCTGGTCCGCGACGAGGCCTCGGCCACGATCGACGTGGTCCTCGAGGATGGCGCGCGCGGCGTTGCCCGGGGCCAGTCGATGGTCATCTACCGGGGAAGCCGCGTCCTGGGGGAGGGGACGATCGGGCGCACGGAGCGCTGA
- a CDS encoding peroxiredoxin → MSALEIGCKAPEFTAETTQGILSLSDLLAASSRGVVVYFYPKASTPGCTKEACDFRDSLASLQGAGYSVIGVSADSMAALERFSEKQSLTFPLASDPEHHVLEAYGAWGDKKNYGRTYVGIIRSTIVVTPDGRVALAQYNVKATGHVARLRKALGLD, encoded by the coding sequence ATGAGCGCTTTGGAAATTGGCTGCAAGGCCCCCGAGTTCACCGCCGAGACCACTCAGGGAATCCTGTCCCTGTCGGATCTCCTCGCCGCTTCGTCGCGCGGCGTCGTCGTCTACTTCTACCCGAAGGCATCCACGCCCGGCTGCACCAAGGAGGCCTGCGACTTCCGCGACTCCCTGGCCTCCCTGCAGGGCGCGGGCTACTCGGTCATCGGCGTGTCCGCAGACTCGATGGCCGCATTGGAGCGCTTCAGCGAGAAGCAATCCCTGACCTTCCCCCTGGCCTCCGACCCCGAGCATCACGTTCTCGAGGCCTACGGCGCGTGGGGTGACAAGAAGAACTACGGTCGCACCTACGTGGGCATCATCCGCTCGACCATCGTCGTGACACCCGATGGGCGGGTGGCCCTGGCCCAGTACAACGTGAAGGCCACTGGGCACGTCGCCCGCCTGCGCAAGGCACTGGGACTCGACTGA
- a CDS encoding ABC transporter ATP-binding protein, with product MSEPLSAAPVGDDIALAIRGLVKIYGNLVAVADLSLDIPTGSFYGIVGPNGAGKTTTLTMATGLLTPDRGTALVHGVDVWQETDRARGLLGVMPDGMRLLDRLSGPDFLVHVAMLRGLDTDTARERSQELLTALDLAEAGKKLIADYSAGMTKKIALAGALIHSPRVLVLDEPFEAVDPVSAANIRQILTDYTKRGGTVILSSHVMATVQQLCSHVAIIDKGRVLVAGTTDEVAQGGDLGERFTSLVGGVHAEEGLSWLGN from the coding sequence GTGTCCGAACCGCTATCCGCCGCACCCGTCGGCGATGATATCGCCCTGGCGATCCGAGGACTCGTCAAGATCTACGGCAACCTCGTCGCGGTTGCCGACCTCTCGCTCGACATTCCGACCGGTTCCTTCTACGGGATCGTCGGCCCCAACGGTGCTGGCAAGACAACGACGCTGACGATGGCCACGGGCCTGCTCACCCCCGACCGCGGCACCGCGCTCGTGCACGGGGTTGACGTGTGGCAAGAAACCGATCGTGCGCGAGGCCTCCTCGGCGTCATGCCGGATGGGATGAGGCTCCTCGACCGCCTCTCCGGCCCGGACTTTCTGGTCCACGTCGCGATGCTTCGCGGCCTCGACACCGACACCGCCCGCGAGCGCTCCCAGGAGCTGCTCACCGCCCTCGACCTCGCCGAGGCCGGAAAGAAGCTCATCGCCGACTACTCGGCAGGCATGACAAAGAAGATTGCCCTGGCAGGCGCGCTCATTCACTCACCCAGGGTCCTCGTCCTCGACGAACCCTTCGAGGCCGTCGACCCCGTGTCCGCGGCCAACATCCGCCAGATCCTCACGGACTACACCAAGCGCGGCGGAACAGTCATTCTTTCCTCCCACGTGATGGCCACCGTTCAACAGCTGTGCAGCCACGTGGCAATCATCGACAAGGGACGGGTCCTCGTGGCGGGCACGACCGACGAAGTCGCGCAGGGCGGAGACCTCGGTGAGCGCTTCACCTCCCTGGTCGGCGGCGTCCACGCGGAGGAGGGCCTGTCGTGGTTGGGCAACTGA
- a CDS encoding metal-dependent transcriptional regulator, whose protein sequence is MSQVSSIYSTVAEDILKLVWSAEEAGRDGVKPKDIADHMRVVPSTATENVQRLARQGLVVHERYGRVRLTDEGRAIALGMVRRHRLLETYLHEELGFSWDEVHEEAEILEHAVSQRLLDRLDRVLGYPRRDPHGDPIPRPDGSSEAVPGVPVADAPLGKHATVERLPDRDAGALRAWERGGLIPGARIVIVGRADAGVTVALADGRSVLLDPTQASEVIVRD, encoded by the coding sequence GTGTCGCAAGTATCGAGCATCTATTCCACGGTCGCAGAGGACATCCTTAAGCTCGTGTGGTCGGCGGAGGAGGCCGGACGCGACGGGGTTAAGCCCAAGGACATTGCCGACCACATGCGAGTGGTTCCCTCGACCGCAACCGAGAACGTTCAACGCCTCGCGCGCCAGGGCCTCGTCGTGCACGAACGCTACGGGCGTGTCCGGCTGACCGATGAGGGGCGCGCCATCGCCCTGGGCATGGTTCGACGCCACCGACTCCTGGAGACCTACCTTCACGAGGAGCTCGGTTTCTCCTGGGACGAGGTGCACGAGGAGGCGGAGATCCTCGAGCACGCCGTCTCGCAGCGACTCCTGGATCGCCTGGACCGGGTGCTTGGCTATCCGAGGCGAGACCCGCACGGGGATCCGATCCCACGTCCCGACGGGTCGAGCGAGGCGGTACCCGGCGTCCCGGTGGCGGACGCTCCGCTTGGTAAGCACGCGACCGTTGAGCGCCTACCGGACCGCGACGCGGGCGCCCTGCGCGCCTGGGAGCGCGGCGGCTTGATCCCCGGGGCGCGGATTGTGATTGTCGGGCGAGCGGACGCGGGGGTCACGGTCGCCCTCGCCGATGGACGGAGCGTGCTCCTTGACCCCACCCAAGCCTCGGAGGTCATCGTCCGCGACTAG
- a CDS encoding HIT family protein: MSTVFENIMSGVWPGRFVWADDLCVAFATIEPTSPGHVLVVPRRPYEAWTDAPSDVAAHLMTVARTIGIAQKAAFGVPRVGLVIAGFDVPHTHLHVIAARDETDVLLSKAAPASEEELDSAMSALRGALLAAGHGAHVPPSMSSAALG; the protein is encoded by the coding sequence ATGAGTACAGTCTTTGAGAACATCATGTCGGGCGTGTGGCCGGGACGCTTCGTGTGGGCTGACGACCTGTGCGTCGCCTTCGCGACGATCGAGCCGACATCCCCCGGCCACGTGCTCGTCGTTCCGCGCCGCCCCTACGAGGCGTGGACCGACGCTCCCTCCGATGTCGCCGCCCATCTGATGACGGTGGCACGCACGATCGGCATCGCCCAGAAGGCCGCCTTCGGGGTCCCTCGCGTCGGGCTCGTCATCGCAGGCTTCGACGTTCCACACACGCACCTGCACGTCATTGCGGCGCGCGACGAGACGGACGTGCTGCTGTCGAAGGCTGCCCCAGCGTCCGAGGAGGAACTCGACTCCGCGATGAGCGCCCTGCGAGGCGCGTTGCTCGCTGCCGGGCACGGCGCACACGTGCCGCCCTCGATGAGTTCCGCCGCGCTGGGGTGA
- a CDS encoding leucine--tRNA ligase, with amino-acid sequence MSDNPQGAPAQRYTAQLAGQIETKWQDRWEELGTFHADNPVGSLAGPLASRDPYFILDMFPYPSGKGLHVGHPLGYIATDTLARFRRMRGDNVLYTMGYDAFGLPAEQYAVQTGQHPAVTTNQNIANMRRQLRRMGLSHDSRRSLATTDIEYVHWTQWIFLQIFNSWFDPSATAPDGSIGAARPIDELIAKLESGQVRPADGSDYATLSRAERAKVVDSFRLAYVSEAPVNWCPGLGTVLANEEVTADGRSERGNYPVFKRNLRQWMMRITAYGKRLADDLETIDWPEKVRTMQRNWIGRSEGATVRFDVPGAREVGASHASLDVYTTRPDTLFGATFMVVAPEHPILGGTVGGDDGDEAVLTLPEAWPDGTKDAWTGGAPTPRVAVSAYRAQAAAKTEAERVDEERTKTGVFTGLFGINPVNGRRVPIFVADYVLWGYGTGAIMAVPAHDDRDWEFARAYDLDVVRTIGPADDPYGPDLNEGAYTGDGVAVDSANDEIDLNGLAKDEAKAAMTAWLTKKGLGHRTVTYRLRDWLFSRQRYWGEPFPIVWDEDGVAHALPEEMLPVQLPEVSDYSPRTFEADDAASEPEAPLGRAEEWVNVTLDLGDGPRRYRRETNTMPQWAGSCWYEMRYTDPTNADRFAGEENLAYWMGPRDGKASGGTDMYVGGVEHAVLHLLYARFWQKVLFDLGHVPDSEPYHKLFNQGYVQAYAYTDARGQYVPADEVEGDEASGFTYRGEPVAREYGKMGKSLKNIVTPDEMYDAYGADVFRVYEMSMGPLDLSRPWDTRAVVGSQRFLQRLWRNAVDEETGEATVTEDPVDEATRRLVARTIAEVTEEYENLRINTALSKLIVLNNHLTGLDAVPRGAIEPLILMLAPVAPHICEELWSRLGHPESLAREPFPVVEDASLLVEDTVTAVIQVNGKVKARIEVSPSVTPDDLTAAALAEAPIVKALGGSDPLKVIVRAPKLVNVVVKK; translated from the coding sequence ATGAGCGACAATCCGCAAGGTGCCCCGGCGCAGCGCTACACCGCCCAGCTCGCCGGCCAGATTGAGACGAAGTGGCAGGACCGCTGGGAGGAACTGGGAACCTTCCACGCCGATAACCCGGTCGGCTCCCTCGCGGGCCCCCTGGCCTCGCGCGACCCCTACTTCATTCTCGACATGTTCCCCTACCCCTCGGGCAAGGGGCTGCACGTGGGGCACCCGCTCGGCTACATCGCGACCGACACGCTCGCGCGCTTCCGGCGCATGAGAGGCGACAACGTCCTGTACACGATGGGCTACGACGCATTTGGACTCCCGGCCGAGCAATACGCCGTTCAGACCGGCCAGCATCCCGCCGTCACCACCAACCAGAACATCGCGAACATGCGTCGTCAGCTGCGCCGCATGGGACTCTCGCACGACTCCCGGCGCTCGTTGGCCACGACCGATATCGAGTACGTCCACTGGACCCAGTGGATCTTCCTCCAGATCTTTAACTCCTGGTTCGATCCCTCCGCCACTGCCCCCGACGGCTCGATCGGTGCGGCGCGTCCGATCGACGAGCTGATCGCCAAGCTGGAGTCGGGGCAGGTGCGCCCCGCCGACGGGAGCGACTACGCGACACTGAGCCGCGCCGAGCGGGCCAAGGTCGTTGACTCCTTCCGACTCGCGTACGTGTCCGAGGCGCCTGTCAACTGGTGCCCCGGCCTGGGCACGGTCCTGGCCAACGAGGAAGTCACCGCGGACGGGCGATCCGAGCGCGGCAACTACCCGGTGTTTAAGCGCAACCTGCGCCAGTGGATGATGCGCATCACCGCATACGGCAAGCGCCTCGCCGACGACCTCGAGACCATTGACTGGCCGGAGAAGGTGCGCACCATGCAGCGCAACTGGATCGGCCGCTCCGAGGGTGCCACCGTCCGCTTCGACGTTCCGGGAGCCCGTGAGGTCGGCGCCTCCCACGCCAGCCTCGACGTCTACACGACGCGCCCCGACACGCTTTTTGGCGCAACCTTCATGGTTGTTGCACCCGAACATCCGATCCTTGGAGGAACGGTCGGCGGGGACGACGGGGACGAGGCAGTGCTCACCCTGCCCGAGGCCTGGCCCGACGGAACCAAGGACGCGTGGACGGGCGGCGCCCCCACTCCTCGCGTGGCCGTGAGCGCCTACCGCGCCCAGGCCGCGGCGAAGACCGAGGCCGAGCGCGTCGACGAGGAACGCACGAAGACCGGCGTGTTCACCGGCCTGTTCGGCATCAACCCCGTCAATGGACGCCGGGTGCCGATCTTCGTTGCCGACTACGTCCTGTGGGGCTACGGCACGGGCGCCATCATGGCGGTTCCCGCCCACGACGACCGCGACTGGGAGTTCGCCCGCGCCTACGACCTGGACGTCGTGCGCACCATCGGGCCGGCCGACGACCCCTACGGGCCCGACCTGAACGAGGGCGCGTATACCGGCGACGGCGTGGCCGTGGACTCGGCGAACGATGAGATCGACCTGAACGGACTGGCCAAGGACGAGGCGAAGGCCGCCATGACCGCCTGGCTGACCAAGAAGGGCCTGGGCCACCGCACTGTCACGTACCGGCTGCGCGACTGGCTGTTTAGCCGTCAGCGCTACTGGGGCGAACCCTTCCCGATCGTGTGGGACGAGGACGGCGTCGCACACGCGCTGCCCGAGGAGATGCTTCCCGTCCAGCTTCCCGAGGTGTCCGACTACAGTCCGCGCACCTTCGAGGCAGACGACGCGGCCTCCGAACCCGAGGCGCCCCTGGGGCGGGCCGAGGAGTGGGTGAACGTCACTCTCGACCTGGGCGACGGGCCCAGGCGATACCGCCGGGAGACCAACACGATGCCCCAGTGGGCGGGGTCGTGCTGGTACGAGATGCGCTACACGGATCCCACGAACGCGGATCGTTTCGCAGGCGAGGAGAACCTGGCGTACTGGATGGGTCCGCGCGATGGCAAGGCCAGCGGCGGCACCGACATGTACGTGGGCGGCGTCGAACACGCGGTCCTCCACCTGCTCTACGCGCGCTTCTGGCAGAAGGTCCTCTTTGACCTGGGGCACGTTCCGGACTCCGAGCCTTACCACAAGCTGTTCAACCAGGGGTACGTCCAGGCCTACGCCTACACGGATGCGCGCGGCCAGTACGTGCCCGCCGACGAGGTGGAGGGCGACGAAGCGTCGGGCTTTACCTACCGCGGTGAGCCCGTTGCCCGCGAGTACGGCAAGATGGGCAAGTCCCTGAAGAACATCGTCACTCCCGACGAGATGTACGACGCCTACGGCGCCGATGTCTTCCGCGTGTACGAGATGAGCATGGGGCCCCTCGACCTGTCGCGCCCGTGGGACACCCGGGCCGTGGTGGGCTCCCAGCGTTTCCTGCAGCGGCTGTGGCGCAACGCGGTTGATGAGGAGACGGGCGAGGCCACCGTCACGGAGGACCCCGTCGACGAGGCCACGCGACGCCTGGTCGCCCGAACGATCGCCGAGGTCACCGAGGAGTACGAGAACCTGCGCATCAACACTGCCCTGTCCAAGCTCATCGTGCTCAACAATCACCTGACGGGACTGGACGCCGTGCCGCGCGGCGCGATCGAGCCGCTGATCCTCATGCTCGCCCCCGTCGCCCCCCACATCTGCGAGGAGCTGTGGAGCAGGCTCGGTCACCCGGAATCCCTGGCTCGCGAGCCCTTCCCCGTGGTCGAGGACGCCTCGCTGCTGGTCGAAGACACGGTCACGGCGGTCATCCAGGTCAACGGCAAGGTCAAGGCGCGCATCGAGGTCTCACCCTCGGTCACGCCCGACGACCTGACGGCCGCGGCGCTGGCCGAGGCGCCCATCGTCAAGGCGCTGGGCGGTTCCGACCCCCTCAAGGTCATCGTGCGCGCGCCGAAGCTCGTCAACGTCGTCGTCAAGAAGTGA
- a CDS encoding Fpg/Nei family DNA glycosylase, producing the protein MPEGDAVRRLAGTLDELFVGGTVSASSPQGRFASSASLLDGWVIQRVRVHGKHMFIGFVAPQPGRTYEAGVELLEGAAAGSGEPILGEDAPWPNHWVHIHLGLYGWWRFNGDETVVDEGHGVAHRIPNVAPGQWNGHSETRWGEGFGEAKAGEWEPPEPVGAVRLRLANDHAVADLVGPNRCELISDEERRAAEAKLGPDPLDAGARSDAQAAERFAQVAHAKRRSIGEIVMDQSIIAGVGNIYRADALFLAGISPYRKGVNVSLKRLRDLWVLICDLMNRGLAAGRLDTMDPDEAPNPPIEGDEEASRWYVYHRTGRACLRCGTPIREALMQNRRLFWCPSCQR; encoded by the coding sequence ATGCCTGAAGGCGATGCCGTACGTCGCCTAGCCGGAACCCTCGACGAGCTTTTCGTCGGGGGAACCGTCTCGGCCTCTTCCCCGCAGGGGCGTTTCGCGTCCTCGGCCTCCCTCCTCGACGGGTGGGTGATACAGCGAGTGCGGGTGCACGGAAAGCACATGTTCATCGGCTTCGTCGCGCCGCAGCCTGGTCGCACCTACGAGGCAGGGGTGGAACTCCTGGAGGGAGCAGCCGCCGGGAGCGGCGAACCCATCCTGGGTGAGGACGCCCCCTGGCCCAACCACTGGGTGCATATTCACCTGGGGCTGTACGGGTGGTGGCGCTTCAACGGCGACGAGACGGTCGTCGATGAGGGGCACGGGGTCGCCCACCGCATTCCCAATGTCGCGCCTGGGCAGTGGAATGGGCACTCCGAGACCCGGTGGGGCGAGGGATTCGGCGAGGCCAAGGCGGGGGAGTGGGAACCGCCGGAGCCGGTCGGCGCCGTGCGCCTGCGCCTTGCCAACGACCACGCGGTTGCAGACCTGGTGGGACCCAACCGGTGCGAGCTGATCAGCGACGAGGAACGCCGCGCCGCCGAGGCCAAGCTTGGCCCGGATCCGCTCGACGCGGGGGCACGGTCCGATGCGCAGGCCGCGGAGCGTTTCGCCCAGGTGGCGCACGCCAAGCGGCGCTCGATCGGCGAGATCGTCATGGATCAGTCCATCATCGCCGGGGTGGGCAACATCTACCGCGCGGACGCGCTATTCCTGGCGGGAATTTCGCCCTATCGCAAGGGGGTCAATGTCTCGCTCAAGCGCCTGCGCGACCTGTGGGTCCTCATCTGCGACCTCATGAATCGGGGGCTCGCGGCGGGACGGCTTGACACGATGGATCCCGACGAGGCTCCGAACCCGCCCATTGAGGGCGACGAGGAGGCTTCGCGCTGGTACGTCTACCATCGGACGGGCAGGGCGTGCCTGCGCTGCGGGACGCCGATTCGCGAGGCGCTCATGCAGAATCGCCGTCTCTTCTGGTGCCCGTCCTGCCAGCGCTGA
- the cysE gene encoding serine O-acetyltransferase — protein sequence MALTVRALSRTLSRALPTKALGLFREDLITARRRDPAATSSLEIALTYPGVHALWTHRVSHALWQRGARTPARFLSSAARAVTGVDIHPEARIGRRVFIDHATGVVIGQTAEVGNDVVIFHGVTLGGVAMTPGKRHPTVGDHVMIGAGAKVLGPITVGTGVKIGANAVVVKDVPCGNVAIGVPARLLPKPEKDTRDRDLIVDPNYFFDEPALYI from the coding sequence GTGGCACTTACCGTACGCGCCCTGTCGCGCACGCTCTCTCGAGCGCTTCCTACCAAGGCGCTCGGTCTGTTTCGAGAAGACCTCATCACGGCGCGACGGCGCGACCCCGCGGCAACATCCTCTCTGGAGATCGCCCTGACCTATCCCGGCGTTCACGCCCTGTGGACCCACCGGGTCTCCCATGCCCTGTGGCAGCGCGGAGCCCGCACGCCCGCCCGCTTTCTCTCCTCCGCTGCCCGCGCAGTCACGGGCGTCGACATCCATCCGGAGGCACGCATCGGCAGGCGCGTCTTCATCGATCACGCAACGGGAGTCGTCATCGGTCAGACCGCCGAGGTCGGGAACGACGTCGTCATCTTCCACGGTGTTACGCTCGGCGGGGTGGCGATGACGCCGGGCAAGCGTCACCCCACCGTGGGCGACCATGTCATGATTGGTGCCGGCGCGAAGGTCCTGGGTCCCATCACCGTGGGAACCGGAGTCAAGATCGGTGCCAACGCCGTCGTCGTCAAGGACGTTCCCTGCGGCAACGTCGCCATCGGCGTTCCGGCGCGCCTGCTTCCCAAACCCGAGAAGGACACGCGCGACCGCGACCTCATCGTGGATCCCAACTACTTCTTCGACGAGCCCGCGCTCTACATCTGA
- the cysK gene encoding cysteine synthase A: MARIASTVADLIGATPLVRINHVVGEGVDVVAKVESFNPASSVKDRIARSIIDAAEAAGALGPGGTIVEATSGNTGIALSMVGAARGYKVVIVMPASMSVERRAIVRAFGAELVLTDPKGGVSAAVAEAERIASERPGAIIASQFTNPANPAAHVAHTGEEIWADTDGQVDVFVAGVGTGGTISGVAKVLKGKNPNVRVIAVQPAESPLLTGGNPGPHGIQGLMPNFVPETFDSSVVDEVISVETASALEFARRAAAEEGLLVGISSGAALAGVAAVAARPEFAGKKIVTLLPDTGERYLSTALFAGLED; the protein is encoded by the coding sequence ATGGCACGTATTGCCTCCACCGTCGCCGATCTGATCGGCGCCACCCCCCTCGTTAGGATCAACCACGTCGTCGGTGAAGGCGTCGACGTGGTCGCCAAGGTTGAGTCTTTCAACCCGGCTTCCTCCGTCAAGGACCGCATCGCCCGCTCGATCATCGATGCCGCTGAGGCGGCGGGAGCCCTCGGCCCCGGCGGCACCATCGTCGAGGCGACGTCGGGCAACACCGGTATCGCCCTGTCCATGGTCGGCGCGGCGCGCGGCTACAAGGTCGTGATCGTCATGCCCGCCTCCATGTCGGTGGAGCGCCGAGCGATCGTGCGCGCCTTCGGCGCCGAACTCGTCCTCACCGACCCCAAGGGCGGCGTATCCGCGGCCGTTGCCGAAGCCGAGCGCATCGCCTCCGAGCGACCCGGCGCGATCATCGCCTCCCAGTTCACGAACCCCGCGAACCCCGCGGCACACGTCGCGCACACAGGCGAGGAGATTTGGGCGGACACTGACGGTCAGGTCGACGTTTTCGTGGCCGGCGTGGGAACGGGCGGAACGATTTCGGGCGTGGCAAAGGTCCTCAAGGGCAAGAATCCGAACGTGCGTGTCATCGCGGTTCAGCCCGCCGAGTCCCCCCTCCTCACCGGCGGCAACCCCGGCCCCCACGGCATTCAGGGACTCATGCCTAACTTTGTGCCCGAGACCTTCGACTCCTCGGTTGTTGACGAGGTCATCTCCGTCGAGACGGCGAGCGCCCTGGAGTTCGCTCGCCGCGCGGCCGCCGAGGAGGGACTCCTGGTGGGAATCTCCTCCGGAGCGGCGCTCGCCGGCGTGGCGGCAGTGGCGGCTCGCCCCGAGTTTGCCGGAAAGAAGATCGTGACGCTCCTACCCGACACGGGTGAGCGCTACCTGTCGACCGCGCTTTTCGCCGGTCTGGAGGACTGA
- a CDS encoding YigZ family protein: MAVLRTLAAGTLLTNEIEIKRSRFITTLARTDTPEAARALIDEVKADHPQARHNCSAYLIDPQDAAPLQHSSDDGEPSGTAGTPMLEALRASNTWNATAVVTRYFGGILLGGGGLVRAYSTSVSEAVAAARIAYLAERCVLRTDLDPSDAGRIEGELRAKGATVLDTVWASRVSLTIAIEPKRRESFDACLAQASAGVAKFRYVETRRVELDAPPSAV, from the coding sequence ATGGCCGTTCTTCGCACGCTCGCCGCCGGCACCCTCCTGACCAACGAGATCGAGATTAAACGCTCCCGTTTCATCACGACGCTAGCCAGGACGGATACGCCCGAGGCGGCTCGCGCCCTCATTGACGAGGTCAAGGCAGATCACCCGCAGGCGCGTCACAACTGCTCGGCCTACCTCATTGACCCACAGGACGCCGCTCCCCTGCAGCATTCTTCCGACGACGGCGAGCCATCGGGCACGGCGGGCACGCCGATGTTGGAGGCCCTGCGCGCCTCCAACACCTGGAACGCGACGGCGGTTGTGACTCGCTACTTCGGCGGGATCCTCCTGGGCGGCGGCGGCCTCGTGCGCGCCTATTCGACCTCCGTGTCCGAGGCGGTGGCCGCCGCCCGCATCGCCTACCTCGCCGAGCGCTGTGTGCTACGAACCGACCTGGATCCCTCCGACGCCGGACGCATCGAGGGGGAGCTGCGCGCCAAGGGCGCCACCGTGCTCGATACCGTGTGGGCATCCCGGGTGAGCCTCACGATCGCGATCGAGCCGAAGCGCCGCGAGAGCTTCGACGCCTGCCTCGCCCAAGCATCGGCGGGTGTCGCAAAGTTTCGCTACGTGGAAACGCGCCGGGTTGAACTAGACGCGCCCCCAAGCGCGGTATGA
- the rpmF gene encoding 50S ribosomal protein L32 yields MAVPKRKMSRANTRTRRSTWKADLTELNTVKVAGREIRVPRRLAKAYKNGLLDVEG; encoded by the coding sequence ATGGCAGTTCCCAAGCGCAAGATGTCCCGTGCGAACACCCGCACCCGCCGGTCTACCTGGAAGGCTGATCTTACCGAGCTGAACACCGTCAAGGTTGCCGGCCGTGAGATCCGCGTGCCCCGCCGCCTGGCCAAGGCCTACAAGAATGGCCTCCTGGACGTCGAGGGCTGA